A part of Streptomyces sp. NBC_00557 genomic DNA contains:
- the ftsR gene encoding transcriptional regulator FtsR has protein sequence MLHTPSGGAGSGTAARDSGLMSIGTVLNVLRDEFPEVTVSKIRFLESEGLIEPQRSPAGYRKFSARDVERLAHVLRMQRDHYLPLKVIREHLDAMERGEAVQLPLVGRQRTGEDAPEPTGAPTVARVGRAELLAAAEIDEADLEEWESYGLIAPLHDGAYDAEAVTVASLIAELGRYGIEPRHLRVMKAAADREAGLVEQVVAPLKRHRNPQTRAHAEARAKELAALTVKLHAALVQTALGVRLP, from the coding sequence ATGCTTCACACACCGAGCGGCGGTGCCGGAAGCGGTACTGCCGCCAGGGACAGCGGGCTGATGAGCATCGGCACCGTGCTGAACGTGCTGCGCGACGAGTTCCCCGAAGTCACCGTCTCCAAGATCCGCTTCCTGGAGTCGGAGGGGCTCATCGAGCCGCAGCGGAGCCCTGCGGGGTACCGCAAGTTCAGCGCCAGGGACGTCGAGCGGCTGGCGCATGTGCTCAGGATGCAGCGGGACCACTATCTGCCGCTCAAGGTGATCCGCGAGCATCTGGACGCCATGGAGCGTGGCGAGGCCGTCCAGCTGCCCCTGGTGGGGCGCCAGCGCACCGGTGAGGACGCCCCGGAGCCCACCGGCGCGCCCACGGTGGCCCGGGTGGGCAGAGCCGAGCTGCTGGCGGCCGCGGAGATCGACGAGGCGGACCTGGAGGAGTGGGAGTCGTACGGCCTCATCGCTCCGCTGCACGACGGGGCCTACGACGCCGAGGCGGTCACCGTGGCCTCGCTCATCGCCGAACTGGGCCGGTACGGCATCGAGCCACGCCACCTTCGGGTGATGAAGGCCGCCGCCGACCGCGAGGCCGGGCTGGTGGAGCAGGTCGTGGCCCCGCTCAAGCGCCACCGCAACCCGCAGACCAGGGCACACGCCGAGGCCCGGGCGAAGGAGCTGGCGGCGCTCACGGTGAAGCTGCACGCGGCGCTGGTGCAGACCGCGCTCGGGGTGCGGCTGCCCTGA
- a CDS encoding mannose-1-phosphate guanyltransferase yields the protein MKAVVMAGGEGTRLRPMTSSMPKPLLPVANRPIMEHVLRLLKRHGLTETVVTVQFLASLVKNYFGDGEELGMELTYANEEKPLGTAGSVKNAEEALKDDAFLVISGDALTDFDLTELINFHKEKGALVTVCLTRVPNPLEFGITIVDEEGKVERFLEKPTWGQVFSDTVNTGIYVMEPEVFNYVEPDVPVDWSGDVFPQLMKEGKPIYGYVAEGYWEDVGTHESYVKAQADVLEGKVNVDIDGFEISPGVWVAEGAEVHPGAVLRGPLYIGDYAKVEAGAEIREHTVVGSNVVVKSGAFLHKAVVHDNVYVGQHSNLRGCVVGKNTDIMRAARIEDGAVIGDECLIGEESIVQGNVRVYPFKTIEAGAFVNTSVIWESRGQAHLFGARGVSGILNVEITPELAVRLAGAYATTLKKGSTVTTARDHSRGARALKRAVISALQASAIDVRDLENVPLPVARQQTARGSAGGIMIRTSPGVPDSVDIMFFDGNGADLSQGSQRKLDRVFARQEYRRAFPGEIGDLYFPASVFDSYTGSLLRNVDTTGIAESGLKVVVDASNGSAGLVLPSLLGKLGVDSLTINPGLDESRPTETAEMRRNGLVRLGEIVASSGAAFGVRFDPVGERLSLVDEKGRIIEDDRALLVMLDLVAAERRSGRVALPVTTTRIAEQVAAYHGTQVEWTTTSPDDLTRVGGEEGTIFGGDGKGGFIVPEFSSVYDGTAAFVRLIGLVARTQLTLSQIDARIPRAHVLKRDLATPWAVKGLVMRRVVEAAGDRFVDTTDGVRVVETDGRWVMVLPDPAEAVTHLWAEGPDDASAQALLDEWSAVVDSAGR from the coding sequence ATGAAGGCCGTCGTGATGGCCGGGGGCGAAGGCACGCGCCTGCGCCCTATGACCTCTAGCATGCCCAAGCCGCTCCTGCCGGTGGCCAACCGCCCGATCATGGAGCATGTGCTACGGCTGCTCAAAAGGCACGGGCTCACCGAGACCGTCGTCACCGTTCAGTTCCTGGCATCGCTCGTCAAGAACTACTTCGGCGACGGCGAAGAGCTCGGTATGGAGCTCACCTATGCCAATGAGGAGAAGCCACTCGGAACCGCCGGAAGCGTCAAGAACGCCGAAGAGGCGTTGAAGGACGATGCCTTCCTTGTCATCTCCGGTGATGCGCTGACCGACTTCGACCTCACCGAACTGATCAATTTCCACAAGGAGAAGGGCGCGCTGGTCACGGTCTGCTTGACCCGGGTGCCCAATCCGCTGGAGTTCGGCATCACCATCGTCGACGAGGAAGGCAAGGTCGAGCGTTTCCTCGAGAAGCCGACGTGGGGCCAGGTCTTCTCCGACACGGTGAACACGGGCATCTATGTCATGGAGCCCGAGGTATTCAACTATGTCGAACCCGATGTTCCGGTCGACTGGTCCGGTGACGTCTTCCCGCAGCTGATGAAGGAAGGCAAGCCGATCTACGGCTATGTCGCCGAGGGCTACTGGGAGGACGTCGGCACCCACGAGAGCTATGTCAAGGCCCAGGCCGACGTGCTCGAGGGCAAGGTCAACGTCGACATCGACGGCTTCGAGATCTCGCCCGGCGTCTGGGTCGCGGAAGGCGCCGAGGTGCACCCCGGCGCCGTACTGCGCGGGCCCCTGTACATCGGCGACTACGCGAAGGTGGAGGCCGGCGCGGAGATCCGCGAGCACACGGTCGTCGGCTCGAACGTCGTCGTCAAGAGCGGTGCGTTCCTGCACAAGGCCGTCGTGCACGACAACGTCTACGTCGGGCAGCACAGCAACCTGCGCGGGTGCGTCGTCGGCAAGAACACCGACATCATGCGGGCCGCGCGGATCGAGGACGGCGCGGTCATCGGGGACGAGTGCCTGATCGGTGAGGAATCGATCGTTCAGGGTAACGTCCGGGTGTATCCGTTCAAGACCATCGAAGCCGGCGCCTTCGTCAACACCTCCGTCATCTGGGAGTCCAGAGGACAGGCCCATCTCTTCGGCGCGCGCGGGGTGTCCGGCATCCTGAACGTGGAGATCACGCCGGAGCTGGCCGTACGGCTGGCCGGCGCCTACGCGACCACCCTCAAGAAGGGCTCCACGGTCACCACCGCCCGAGACCACTCCCGAGGCGCCCGTGCGCTGAAGCGGGCGGTCATCTCCGCGCTGCAGGCCAGCGCCATCGACGTACGCGACCTGGAGAACGTGCCGCTGCCCGTGGCCCGGCAGCAGACCGCGCGCGGCAGCGCCGGCGGCATCATGATCCGGACCTCGCCTGGTGTGCCGGACTCGGTCGACATCATGTTCTTCGACGGCAACGGCGCCGACCTGTCGCAGGGCAGTCAGCGCAAGCTGGACCGGGTGTTCGCGCGGCAGGAGTACCGGCGCGCGTTCCCCGGCGAGATCGGCGACCTGTACTTCCCCGCGAGCGTCTTCGACTCCTACACCGGATCGCTGCTGCGGAACGTCGACACGACCGGGATCGCCGAGTCCGGCCTGAAGGTCGTCGTCGACGCCTCCAACGGCAGCGCCGGCCTCGTCCTGCCCAGCCTGCTCGGCAAGCTCGGCGTGGACTCCCTGACCATCAACCCCGGTCTCGACGAGTCCCGGCCCACCGAGACGGCCGAGATGCGGCGCAACGGCCTCGTGCGGCTGGGCGAGATAGTGGCCTCGTCCGGGGCGGCCTTCGGCGTCCGGTTCGACCCCGTGGGCGAGCGGCTGTCGCTCGTCGACGAGAAGGGCCGGATCATCGAGGACGACCGCGCGTTGCTGGTGATGCTGGACCTGGTGGCCGCCGAGCGGCGCAGCGGCCGGGTTGCGCTGCCGGTGACCACGACCCGGATCGCCGAGCAGGTCGCCGCCTACCACGGCACCCAGGTCGAGTGGACGACCACCTCGCCCGACGACCTGACGCGCGTGGGCGGCGAGGAAGGCACCATCTTCGGTGGCGACGGCAAGGGCGGGTTCATCGTCCCCGAGTTCAGCAGCGTCTACGACGGCACGGCGGCCTTCGTACGCCTCATCGGGCTGGTGGCGCGCACCCAGCTCACACTGAGCCAGATCGACGCGAGGATCCCGCGGGCGCACGTCCTCAAGCGGGACCTGGCCACGCCGTGGGCGGTCAAGGGCCTGGTCATGCGGCGGGTGGTCGAGGCCGCCGGGGATCGATTCGTCGACACGACAGACGGTGTGCGCGTGGTGGAGACGGACGGGCGCTGGGTCATGGTGCTGCCCGACCCTGCGGAGGCCGTCACCCACCTGTGGGCCGAGGGCCCCGACGACGCCTCGGCGCAGGCCCTGCTGGACGAGTGGTCGGCCGTCGTGGACAGCGCCGGGCGGTAG
- a CDS encoding PRC-barrel domain-containing protein, giving the protein MQTEIDPRNLIGRKAFDRNGAKIGTIDEVYLDDATGVPEWAAIRTGLFSRDAFVPLEPSELIDGSLHVPFDRALIKNAPDFGVGRHLSPEQELQLYHHYGLDVVSPPSVPDHDFGRLAGSEET; this is encoded by the coding sequence GTGCAGACCGAGATCGATCCGCGCAACCTGATCGGCCGCAAGGCGTTCGACCGCAACGGCGCCAAGATCGGCACGATCGACGAGGTGTACCTCGACGACGCGACCGGCGTCCCCGAATGGGCGGCCATACGGACAGGACTGTTCTCCCGCGACGCCTTCGTCCCCCTGGAACCGAGCGAACTGATAGACGGCTCCCTCCACGTCCCCTTCGACCGCGCCCTGATCAAGAACGCCCCCGACTTCGGCGTGGGCCGCCACCTCTCCCCCGAACAGGAACTCCAGCTCTACCACCACTACGGCCTCGACGTGGTCTCACCCCCCTCGGTCCCGGACCACGACTTCGGCAGACTGGCGGGCTCGGAGGAGACCTGA
- a CDS encoding DNA polymerase IV has protein sequence MRNAPTILHLDMDAFYASVEQASKPSLRGKAVVVGGLGPRGVVATASYEARAFGVHSAMPMAQARRLAPNAAYLVPRFGLYRQISEQVMALLRELSPLVEPLSLDEAFVDLEAGGTAWDEESARLAGIKLRADIRAVTGLTGSVGLAASKMLAKIASEQAKPDGLVVIEPGSERALLGPMPVRTLPGVGPATGDHLRRAGITTVEELAEAGEDELVRLLGKAHGQALYAMALAHDERPVVAEREAKSVSVEDTYDVDIHDRLRIGLEVRRLADRCVGRLRGAGLSGRTIVLKVRRYDFSTLTRSETLRGPTDDPAVVREAAARLLDSVDTTGGVRLLGVGVSGLADYTQEDLFAQAMPARAEETPEETGAEVTAERPEPEERSWRAGQDVRHAEYGHGWVQGSGLGRVTVRFETPQSPPGRVRTFSVDDPALESADPLPLVPDLALQVSSEPASLPKSWSGTEGGETTSRP, from the coding sequence GTGAGAAACGCGCCCACGATCCTGCATCTCGACATGGATGCCTTCTACGCCTCGGTGGAGCAGGCATCCAAGCCGAGCCTGCGCGGGAAAGCGGTCGTCGTGGGCGGGCTCGGTCCGCGCGGGGTGGTGGCCACCGCGTCGTACGAGGCACGGGCGTTCGGGGTGCACTCGGCGATGCCCATGGCCCAGGCGCGCCGGCTGGCGCCCAACGCGGCGTATCTGGTGCCGCGGTTCGGCCTGTACCGGCAGATCAGCGAGCAGGTGATGGCGCTGCTGCGGGAGCTGTCGCCGCTGGTGGAGCCGCTCAGCCTGGACGAGGCGTTCGTGGACCTGGAGGCCGGCGGGACCGCCTGGGACGAGGAGTCGGCGCGGCTGGCCGGGATCAAGCTGCGCGCGGACATCCGGGCGGTCACCGGGCTCACCGGATCGGTGGGGCTCGCCGCCTCCAAGATGCTCGCCAAGATCGCCTCCGAGCAGGCCAAGCCGGACGGGCTGGTGGTGATCGAGCCGGGCTCCGAGCGGGCGCTGCTGGGGCCGATGCCGGTGCGGACCCTGCCGGGGGTGGGGCCGGCCACCGGGGACCATCTGCGCAGGGCCGGCATCACCACGGTCGAGGAACTGGCCGAGGCGGGCGAGGACGAGCTGGTACGGCTGCTGGGCAAGGCACACGGGCAGGCGCTGTACGCCATGGCCCTGGCCCACGACGAACGGCCCGTGGTGGCCGAGCGCGAGGCGAAGTCGGTGTCGGTCGAGGACACCTACGACGTGGACATCCACGACCGGCTGCGGATCGGGCTGGAGGTGCGGCGGCTCGCCGACCGGTGCGTGGGGCGGCTGCGGGGGGCCGGGCTGTCGGGGCGGACCATCGTGCTGAAGGTGCGGCGGTACGACTTCTCGACGCTGACCCGGTCGGAGACGCTGCGGGGGCCGACCGACGATCCGGCGGTGGTGCGGGAGGCGGCCGCGCGGCTGCTGGACTCCGTGGACACCACGGGCGGGGTACGGCTGCTCGGTGTGGGCGTCTCCGGGCTCGCCGACTACACCCAGGAGGACCTGTTCGCCCAGGCCATGCCCGCGCGGGCGGAGGAGACGCCGGAGGAGACGGGGGCCGAGGTGACGGCGGAGCGGCCGGAGCCGGAGGAGCGGTCGTGGCGGGCCGGTCAGGACGTCAGGCACGCGGAGTACGGGCACGGGTGGGTGCAGGGGAGCGGGCTGGGCCGGGTGACCGTGCGGTTCGAGACGCCGCAGTCCCCTCCGGGGCGGGTGCGGACGTTCTCCGTCGACGATCCCGCGCTGGAGTCCGCCGATCCGTTGCCGCTGGTTCCGGATCTCGCCCTTCAGGTCTCCTCCGAGCCCGCCAGTCTGCCGAAGTCGTGGTCCGGGACCGAGGGGGGTGAGACCACGTCGAGGCCGTAG
- a CDS encoding PTS sugar transporter subunit IIA: MTTVTSPLAGRAIGLAEVPDPVFSGAMVGPGTAIDPVREPSEAVAPVDGVIISLHPHAFVVVDESGRGVLTHLGIDTVQLNGEGFELLVSKGDTVTRGQAVVRWNPAAVEAAGKSPVCPVVALEATAESLSGLRDSGDVKAGDSLFAWN, translated from the coding sequence ATGACCACCGTGACGTCCCCGCTCGCCGGACGTGCCATCGGACTGGCCGAGGTGCCGGATCCGGTCTTCTCCGGGGCCATGGTCGGCCCGGGCACCGCGATCGACCCCGTGCGTGAGCCTTCCGAGGCCGTTGCGCCGGTGGACGGCGTCATCATCTCCCTGCACCCGCACGCCTTCGTCGTGGTGGACGAGAGCGGCCGCGGTGTCCTCACCCACCTCGGCATCGACACCGTGCAGCTCAACGGCGAGGGTTTCGAGCTGCTCGTGAGCAAGGGCGACACCGTGACGCGCGGCCAGGCCGTCGTCCGCTGGAACCCGGCCGCGGTGGAGGCCGCCGGCAAGTCGCCGGTCTGCCCCGTCGTCGCACTCGAAGCCACGGCCGAGTCCCTGTCCGGCCTGCGGGACAGCGGAGACGTGAAGGCCGGCGACAGCCTCTTCGCCTGGAACTGA
- a CDS encoding DUF881 domain-containing protein: protein MSLITNVMDHSLDDGYAEAAARKKSLGEGGLPKTLRAKLGLAAGLVLAALVVTVGAAQTRAAAPVVAKERQELIDRVDSETANADKLESTVDKLRDDVSARQRAALKSSGGSAKADLVGVLSGATAVHGPGVKLVVDDAKEASTGGDGTNPRETSGFSDTGRVRDRDMQRVVNGLWASGAEAVSINGQRLTALSAIRAAGDAILVDNRPLVPPYTVLAVGDGKRLSTGFQNSADGLYLHALEQNFGIRATISVQGDLRLPAAPSVIVRTAQPSTEKTEKGTS from the coding sequence ATGTCGTTGATCACCAACGTCATGGACCACAGCCTCGACGACGGGTACGCCGAGGCCGCCGCCCGGAAGAAGTCCCTGGGCGAGGGCGGCCTGCCCAAGACGCTCAGGGCGAAGCTGGGCCTAGCGGCCGGCCTCGTCCTCGCGGCGCTCGTGGTGACCGTCGGGGCGGCGCAGACGCGGGCCGCGGCGCCCGTGGTGGCCAAGGAGCGCCAGGAGCTGATCGACCGCGTCGACAGCGAGACCGCGAACGCGGACAAGCTGGAGAGCACCGTCGACAAGCTCCGCGACGACGTCAGCGCGCGCCAGCGGGCAGCGCTGAAGTCGAGCGGGGGCAGCGCGAAGGCGGACCTGGTGGGCGTTCTGTCGGGCGCGACCGCCGTGCACGGCCCCGGCGTCAAGCTCGTCGTCGACGACGCCAAGGAGGCCAGCACGGGCGGTGACGGCACCAATCCGCGGGAGACCTCCGGGTTCTCCGACACCGGCCGGGTCCGTGACCGGGACATGCAGCGCGTGGTCAACGGGCTGTGGGCGTCCGGGGCGGAGGCCGTCTCGATCAACGGGCAGCGGTTGACCGCCCTGTCCGCGATCAGGGCCGCGGGGGACGCGATACTGGTCGACAACAGGCCGCTGGTGCCGCCGTACACGGTGCTGGCGGTGGGGGACGGGAAGCGGCTCAGCACCGGGTTCCAGAACAGCGCCGACGGTCTGTACCTGCACGCCCTGGAGCAGAACTTCGGCATCCGCGCCACCATCTCGGTGCAGGGCGACCTGCGGTTGCCCGCCGCACCGAGCGTGATCGTACGTACTGCACAGCCGAGCACCGAGAAGACTGAGAAGGGCACATCGTGA
- a CDS encoding DUF881 domain-containing protein, whose product MSEHNERNQPSEPNRPGEPNRPSERNERPERSEQPGRSERSEQPGRSEQPKQPEQPENRLRREIPEEVPARASEPAPEEERTEQPLTGRQRLVKGLWPPRFTRAQLIVAVLLFGLGFGLAVQVASNSDTDSALRGARQEDLVRILDELDSRTQRLEDERQGLEKQRQELQSSSDRAAEARRQTAEKERQLGILAGTVAAQGPGITMTIEDTKGTVKADMLLDAIQELRAAGAEAIQVNGVRVVANTYFTDSGNGVGVDGNKINAPYRFKVIGKPQDLEPALNIPGGVVQTLEKEQATVTVQQSGKIVVDALRQAKRPDYARSSSQ is encoded by the coding sequence ATGAGCGAGCACAACGAGCGGAACCAGCCGAGCGAGCCGAACCGGCCGGGCGAGCCGAACCGGCCGAGCGAGCGGAACGAGCGGCCTGAGCGGTCGGAGCAGCCGGGGCGGTCGGAGCGGTCCGAGCAACCTGGGCGGTCGGAGCAGCCGAAGCAGCCGGAGCAGCCGGAGAACCGGCTCCGCAGGGAGATCCCCGAGGAGGTGCCCGCACGGGCGTCCGAGCCGGCCCCCGAGGAGGAGCGGACGGAGCAGCCGCTGACCGGCCGGCAGCGGCTGGTCAAGGGCCTGTGGCCGCCGCGTTTCACCCGGGCGCAACTCATCGTGGCCGTGCTCCTGTTCGGGCTCGGCTTCGGGCTGGCCGTGCAGGTGGCCTCCAACAGCGACACCGACAGCGCGCTGCGCGGGGCACGCCAGGAGGATCTTGTGCGCATCCTCGATGAACTGGATTCGCGTACTCAGCGTCTTGAGGACGAGAGGCAGGGACTCGAGAAGCAGCGCCAGGAGCTGCAGAGCAGCTCCGACCGGGCCGCGGAGGCGCGCAGGCAGACCGCCGAGAAGGAGAGGCAACTCGGCATTCTGGCGGGCACCGTGGCCGCGCAGGGTCCCGGCATCACGATGACGATCGAGGACACGAAGGGGACGGTCAAGGCTGACATGCTGCTCGACGCGATCCAGGAGTTGCGCGCGGCCGGTGCCGAGGCGATCCAGGTCAACGGGGTCCGGGTGGTCGCGAACACCTACTTCACCGACTCCGGCAACGGCGTGGGCGTCGACGGGAACAAGATCAACGCCCCTTATCGTTTCAAGGTCATCGGCAAGCCGCAGGACCTGGAGCCGGCGCTGAACATCCCGGGAGGCGTGGTGCAGACCTTGGAGAAGGAGCAGGCCACGGTGACGGTCCAGCAGTCCGGCAAGATCGTCGTGGATGCCTTGCGACAGGCGAAGCGGCCTGACTACGCTCGGTCGTCCTCCCAGTGA
- a CDS encoding MerR family transcriptional regulator: MRTSGDGTAGGAPVRGFGENGPYPVHSSAVDHAPQRPTVVPNGGGAASMTSEQIGYRGPTACAAAGITYRQLDYWARTGLVEPSVRPAYGSGTQRLYSFRDVVVLKIVKRFLDTGVSLQNIRTAVQHLRERGFRDLERMTLMSDGATVYECTSPDEVHALLQGGQGIFGIAVGVVWRDVESALSQLHGERIDTGETLVGPNPADELARRRNRAV; encoded by the coding sequence GTGAGAACCAGCGGCGACGGTACGGCTGGGGGTGCTCCCGTGCGTGGTTTCGGGGAGAACGGGCCGTACCCGGTTCACAGCAGCGCGGTGGATCACGCTCCGCAGCGGCCGACGGTGGTGCCGAACGGCGGAGGGGCGGCTTCCATGACGTCGGAACAGATCGGCTACCGGGGGCCGACGGCCTGCGCGGCCGCCGGCATCACCTACCGGCAGCTCGACTACTGGGCGCGCACCGGCCTGGTAGAGCCGAGCGTGCGGCCCGCCTACGGGTCGGGGACGCAGCGGCTGTACAGCTTCCGCGACGTCGTCGTCCTGAAGATCGTCAAGCGGTTCCTGGACACCGGGGTCTCGCTGCAGAACATCCGGACGGCCGTGCAGCACCTCAGGGAACGCGGTTTCCGCGACCTGGAGCGGATGACGCTGATGAGCGACGGCGCCACGGTGTACGAGTGCACCTCGCCCGACGAGGTCCACGCCCTGCTCCAGGGCGGTCAGGGCATCTTCGGGATCGCCGTCGGCGTGGTCTGGCGCGACGTGGAAAGCGCGCTCTCGCAGCTGCACGGCGAGCGCATCGACACCGGCGAGACCCTCGTCGGGCCCAACCCCGCGGACGAGCTGGCACGGCGCCGCAACCGGGCGGTCTGA
- a CDS encoding CDP-alcohol phosphatidyltransferase family protein yields the protein MEVQETRVQTDRVLTIPNILSMARLVGVPLFLWLILRPEFGGPKSDGWALLVLALSGVSDYLDGKLARRWNQISSLGRLLDPAADRLYVLSTLVGLTWREILPLWLTGLLLARELMLLVMVGILRRHGYPPPQVNFLGKSATFCLMYAFPLLLLSDGSGWIASLAAIFGWAFAGWGTTLYWWAGVLYVVQVRRLVRADAMAD from the coding sequence GTGGAGGTCCAGGAGACACGTGTCCAGACGGACCGGGTCCTCACCATCCCCAACATCCTCAGCATGGCGCGGCTCGTCGGCGTACCCCTCTTCCTGTGGCTGATCCTCAGGCCCGAGTTCGGGGGACCGAAGAGCGACGGCTGGGCACTCCTCGTGCTGGCGTTGAGCGGGGTCAGTGACTATCTGGACGGCAAGCTCGCCCGGCGCTGGAATCAGATCAGCAGTCTCGGCCGGCTTCTCGATCCCGCCGCCGACCGGCTCTACGTCCTTTCCACACTGGTCGGTCTCACCTGGCGGGAGATCCTTCCGCTCTGGCTGACCGGCCTCCTGCTCGCGCGAGAGCTGATGCTTCTGGTGATGGTGGGCATCCTCCGCCGGCACGGGTATCCGCCGCCGCAGGTGAACTTCCTCGGGAAGTCGGCCACGTTCTGTCTGATGTACGCCTTCCCGCTGCTGCTCCTCAGCGATGGCAGCGGTTGGATCGCGTCACTCGCTGCTATTTTCGGATGGGCGTTCGCCGGGTGGGGTACAACCCTCTACTGGTGGGCAGGAGTGCTCTACGTGGTACAGGTCCGCCGTTTGGTTCGGGCGGACGCCATGGCCGATTGA
- a CDS encoding bifunctional nuclease family protein — MNELDVVGVRVEMPSNQPIVLLREVGGDRYLPIWIGPGEATAIAFAQQGMAPARPLTHDLFKDVLEAVGQELTEVRITDLREGVFYAELVFASGVEVSARPSDAIALALRTGTPIYGSDTVLDDAGIAIPDEQEDEVEKFREFLDQISPEDFGTSNQ; from the coding sequence GTGAACGAGCTCGATGTCGTAGGTGTCCGGGTCGAAATGCCCTCCAACCAACCGATCGTGCTCCTGCGCGAAGTGGGAGGCGACCGTTACCTCCCCATCTGGATCGGGCCGGGAGAGGCGACGGCGATCGCGTTCGCCCAGCAGGGCATGGCCCCCGCCAGGCCGCTGACCCACGACCTGTTCAAGGACGTGCTGGAGGCCGTAGGCCAGGAGCTGACCGAGGTACGCATCACCGATCTGCGGGAAGGCGTGTTCTACGCGGAGCTGGTCTTCGCCAGCGGGGTCGAGGTCAGCGCCCGCCCCTCCGATGCCATAGCGCTGGCCCTGCGCACCGGAACGCCGATCTACGGCAGTGACACGGTGCTGGACGACGCCGGCATCGCCATTCCGGACGAGCAGGAGGACGAGGTGGAGAAGTTCCGCGAGTTCCTCGACCAGATCTCGCCCGAGGACTTCGGTACGAGCAACCAGTGA
- a CDS encoding FHA domain-containing protein translates to MKLFAKLFGKSAREGSDNATARHRAQPDAEGQRPLFRDQVAGPGGDISGGQGGASVDPAQSGGIGFGQPSASGAGGGYAPGPYASNAPAGQPQEDPSMSVLVCTRCGNRNAQNARFCSNCGAPLRPGVAPERASETTSTISISGLEAYDAEVTGQTQMPMLSPEAQAAVDALPMGSALLVVRRGPNSGSRFLLDSDLTTAGRHPQSDIFLDDVTVSRRHVEFRRSPDGSFTVADVGSLNGTYVNRERIDQVALSNGDEVQIGKYRLVFYASRQGI, encoded by the coding sequence GTGAAGTTGTTTGCGAAGTTGTTCGGCAAGAGCGCGCGAGAGGGCAGCGACAACGCGACCGCTCGGCACCGCGCGCAGCCTGACGCGGAGGGCCAGCGCCCGCTGTTCCGGGACCAGGTCGCTGGTCCGGGCGGTGACATTTCCGGAGGTCAGGGCGGGGCGTCGGTTGACCCTGCCCAGTCCGGCGGCATAGGTTTCGGGCAACCGTCAGCCTCGGGTGCGGGTGGAGGGTACGCCCCCGGTCCGTACGCGTCCAACGCCCCGGCGGGGCAGCCGCAGGAGGATCCGTCCATGTCGGTCCTGGTGTGTACGAGGTGCGGCAACCGCAACGCGCAGAACGCCCGCTTCTGCTCCAACTGCGGTGCGCCGCTGCGCCCGGGGGTGGCGCCGGAGCGCGCGTCCGAGACGACGTCCACGATCTCGATCTCCGGCCTGGAGGCGTACGACGCCGAGGTCACCGGCCAGACGCAGATGCCGATGCTCTCGCCGGAGGCGCAGGCCGCGGTGGACGCGCTGCCGATGGGCTCGGCGCTGCTGGTGGTGCGCCGCGGCCCGAACTCGGGCAGCCGCTTCCTGCTGGACAGCGATCTGACCACGGCCGGCCGTCATCCGCAGAGCGACATCTTCCTGGACGACGTGACGGTCTCGCGTCGGCATGTGGAGTTCCGCCGCTCCCCGGACGGCTCGTTCACCGTGGCCGACGTCGGCAGTCTGAACGGCACGTACGTCAACCGCGAGCGGATCGACCAGGTCGCGCTGTCGAACGGTGACGAGGTGCAGATCGGCAAGTACCGGCTGGTGTTCTACGCGAGCCGGCAGGGCATCTGA
- a CDS encoding small basic family protein, which produces MIAVLGLVVGVVAGLLVRPEVPAVVEPYLPIAVVAALDAVFGGLRAMLDGIFDDKVFVVSFLSNVVVAALIVFLGDKLGVGAQLSTGVVVVLGIRIFSNAAAIRRHVFRA; this is translated from the coding sequence GTGATCGCCGTACTGGGCCTCGTCGTGGGAGTCGTGGCCGGCCTGTTGGTCCGGCCCGAGGTTCCGGCGGTTGTCGAGCCGTATCTGCCGATCGCCGTCGTCGCCGCGCTGGACGCCGTGTTCGGTGGTCTGCGGGCCATGCTGGACGGCATCTTCGACGACAAGGTCTTCGTCGTGTCGTTCCTGTCGAACGTGGTCGTCGCCGCGCTGATCGTGTTCCTCGGCGACAAGTTGGGCGTGGGCGCGCAGCTGTCCACGGGTGTCGTGGTGGTCCTCGGCATCCGGATCTTCTCCAACGCCGCGGCGATCCGGCGCCACGTGTTCCGGGCGTGA